From a region of the Danio aesculapii chromosome 4, fDanAes4.1, whole genome shotgun sequence genome:
- the LOC130222103 gene encoding gastrula zinc finger protein XlCGF57.1-like: MAFIKEESEDVKIEETFTVKQEDLQEQTDLIEENEGSKEKKHHVKIEEKTHLQTDGILKRRDENRFTCTQCGKSFGRKGYLKIHMMIHTGERPFTCTQCGKSFSYSSDLNQHMKTHTGEKPFTCTQCGKSFRRSSHLNEHTMIHTGEKPFTCTQCGKSFICSSSLNKHMVSHTGEKPYTCTQCGKSFSQSSSLNQHMKIHTGEKPFTCTQCGKSFSHSSSLNKHMKTHTGEKPFTCTQCGKSFSQSSSLNQHIMIHTGEKPFTCTQCGKSFIRSSSLNLHMRIHTGEKPFTCTQCGKSFSNSSDLNKHMKTHTGEKPFTCTLCGKSFRRSSHLNEHTMIHTGEKPFTCTQCGKSFICSSSLNKHMVSHTREKPFTCTQCWKSFSQLSSLNKHMRIHTGEKPFTCTQCGKSFSQSSHLNKHMMSHTIQRFTCT, encoded by the exons atggcgtttattaaagaggagagtgaagatgtgaagattgaagaaacattcacagtcaaacaggaagatctgcaggaacaaacag acctaattgaagagaatgaggggagtaaagagaagaaacatcatgtcaaaattgaggaaaaaactcatttacagactgatggtattttaaaaaggagagatGAGAATCGTTTCACTTGCACCCAGTGTGGAAaaagttttggaagaaaaggctatcttaagattcacatgatgatccacactggagagagaccattcacatgcactcagtgtgggaagagtttcagctactcatcagaccttaatcaacacatgaagacccacactggagagaaaccatttacatgcactcagtgtgggaagagtttcagacgcTCATCACACCTAAATGAACACAcaatgatccacactggagagaaaccattcacatgcactcagtgtgggaaaagtttcatctgctcatcatcccttaataaacacatggtgagccacacaggagagaaaccatacacttgcactcagtgtgggaagagtttcagccaatcatcatctcttaatcaacacatgaagatccacactggagagaaaccattcacatgcactcagtgtgggaagagtttcagccactcatcatctcttaataaacacatgaagacccacactggagagaaaccatttacatgcactcagtgtgggaaaagtttcagccAATCTTCATCTCTTAATCAACACATaatgatccacaccggagagaaaccattcacatgcactcagtgtgggaagagtttcatccgctcatcatcccttaatctacacatgaggattcacactggagagaaaccattcacatgcactcagtgtgggaagagtttcagcaactcatcagaccttaataaacacatgaagacccacactggagagaaaccatttacatgcactctgtgtgggaagagtttcagacgcTCATCACACCTAAATGAACACACaatgatccacaccggagagaaaccattcacatgcactcagtgtgggaaaagtttcatctgctcatcatcccttaataaacacatggtGAGCCACAcaagagagaaaccattcacttgcactcaatgttggaagagtttcagccaattatcatctcttaataaacacatgaggatccacactggagagaaaccattcacatgcactcagtgtgggaagagtttcagccaatcttcacaccttaataaacacatgatgagccacaccaTTCAGAGATTTACTTGCACTTAA